The following proteins are co-located in the Heteronotia binoei isolate CCM8104 ecotype False Entrance Well chromosome 21, APGP_CSIRO_Hbin_v1, whole genome shotgun sequence genome:
- the FOS gene encoding protein c-Fos has protein sequence MMYQGFTADYDASSSRCSSASPAGDSLTYYPSPADSFSSMGSPVNAQDFCTDLSASSANFVPTVTAISTSPDLQWMVQPTHISSVAPSQNRTHPYGLPAPATTAYSRAGVVKTTGSRGQSIGRRGKIEQLTPEEEEKRRIRRERNKMAAAKCRNRRRELTDTLQAETDQLEEEKSALQTEIANLLKEKEKLEFILAAHRPACKIPEELQFSEELAVSSLDLLADAPVASSPESEEEAFALPLLHEPPQAEPVKESAGLELKAEPFDDFLFSRNTRETPRSVPDMDLSGSSSFYAADWEPLAPAGNADLEPLCTPVVTCTPCPSTYTSSFVFTYPETDSFPSCAAAHRKGSSSNEPSSDSLSSPTLLAL, from the exons ATGATGTATCAGGGCTTCACCGCTGACTACGATGCGTCTTCCTCACGCTGCAGCAGCGCTTCTCCGGCTGGGGACAGCCTCACTTACTATCCGTCCCCAGCGGACTCTTTCTCCAGCATGGGCTCGCCTGTCAACGCACAG GACTTCTGCACCGACCTATCTGCTTCCAGTGCCAATTTCGTCCCCACCGTGACTGCCATCTCCACAAGCCCAGACTTACAATGGATGGTGCAACCCACCCACATCTCTTCAGTGGCTCCTTCCCAGAACCGAACCCATCCCTACGGTCTCCCTGCTCCTGCAACCACCGCCTACTCCAGGGCTGGCGTGGTCAAGACTACGGGAAGCAGAGGGCAAAGCATTGGCAGGAGGGGTAAAATTGAGCAG CTGAcgccagaggaggaggaaaaaaggcGGATCCGGCGGGAGAGAAACAAGATGGCAGCTGCTAAGTGCCGCAATCGGAGGAGGGAGCTGACTGATACCCTGCAAGCG GAGACCGACCAGCTGGAGGAAGAGAAGTCGGCGCTGCAAACCGAGATCGCCAACCTGctcaaggagaaggagaagctggaaTTCATCCTGGCCGCCCACCGCCCGGCCTGCAAGATCCCGGAGGAGCTCCAGTTCTCCGAGGAGCTCGCCGTCTCCTCGCTGGATCTGCTGGCTGACGCGCCCGTGGCCAGCTCGCCGGAGTCGGAGGAAGAGGCCTTCGCCCTGCCCCTGCTGCACGAGCCCCCCCAGGCCGAGCCGGTCAAGGAGAGCGCCGGCCTGGAGCTGAAGGCCGAACCTTTCGACGACTTCCTCTTCTCGCGCAACACCCGCGAGACGCCGCGCTCGGTGCCGGACATGGACCTCTCCGGCTCCTCGTCTTTCTACGCGGCGGACTGGGAGCCCCTGGCGCCGGCGGGCAACGCGGATCTGGAGCCCCTCTGCACCCCGGTGGTGACCTGCACGCCCTGCCCCAGCACCTACACCTCGTCCTTCGTCTTCACCTACCCGGAGACCGACTCCTTCCCCAGCTGCGCCGCCGCGCACAGgaagggcagcagcagcaacgaGCCTTCCTCCGACTCGCTCAGCTCGCCCACCCTGCTGGCCTTGTGA